A part of Procambarus clarkii isolate CNS0578487 chromosome 21, FALCON_Pclarkii_2.0, whole genome shotgun sequence genomic DNA contains:
- the LOC138367003 gene encoding mRNA decay activator protein ZFP36L3-like produces the protein MTVVAAMTVVAAMTVVAAMTVVAAMAAMATVAIVAAIVAAMVALAALTVAVMAAVVAVVVAAVAIAMAVTRAVEVVVAALVTVAAMAVATEGVMVVVAAVVVAASVVVAVPVAVVSGVAVMVAAVVVAAVAVGGVVGASAAVVVPTI, from the coding sequence ATGACAGTGGTGGCGGCTATGACAGTGGTGGCGGCTATGACAGTGGTGGCGGCTATGACAGTGGTGGCGGCTATGGCAGCAATGGCGACGGTAGCTATCGTAGCGGCTATCGTAGCGGCTATGGTGGCGCTGGCGGCTCTGACGGTGGCGGTTATGGCGgcagtggttgctgtggtggtggcagctgtggcgATTGCGATGGCTGTGACGAGGGCGGTGGAGGTGGTTGTAGCAGCTCTGGTGACTGTGGCGGCTATGGCGGTGGCGACCGagggggttatggtggtggtggcggctgtggtggtggcagcttcggtggtggtagctgtgccGGTGGCAGTTGTGTCAggggtggcagtgatggtggcggctgtggtagtggcggcggtggcggttgGCGGAGTGGTGGGGGCATCTGCGGCTGTGGTGGTGCCAACTATTTAG